A genomic window from Pyxidicoccus trucidator includes:
- a CDS encoding DUF2381 family protein: MSASAPIALLVLVALLGWTAHADEPSRLPACDSAQDQIALPDELEGRVYEVCISPGLATLIVFFSSELKRENLTLEGADRFTVVETGKRSISLLPSENVVPGERLKLTARFADGESPASISFVLVVHPARATRQVEVFRQKRTLASYQQAEKEKGLQLQ; encoded by the coding sequence GTGTCCGCGTCAGCACCCATCGCCCTTCTGGTCTTGGTGGCCCTCCTTGGCTGGACGGCCCACGCCGATGAGCCGTCACGACTCCCAGCCTGCGACTCGGCCCAGGACCAGATCGCGCTCCCGGACGAGCTCGAAGGCAGGGTGTACGAAGTCTGCATCAGCCCGGGCCTGGCGACTCTGATTGTCTTCTTCTCGTCCGAGTTGAAGCGCGAGAACCTGACGCTGGAGGGAGCCGACCGATTTACGGTGGTGGAGACGGGAAAGCGCAGCATCTCGCTTCTGCCCTCCGAGAACGTGGTTCCTGGCGAGCGGCTGAAACTGACGGCCCGCTTCGCGGACGGAGAGTCGCCCGCGAGCATCAGCTTCGTGCTGGTGGTACATCCGGCCCGTGCCACGCGCCAGGTGGAGGTCTTTCGCCAGAAACGCACCTTGGCGTCCTACCAGCAGGCGGAGAAGGAGAAGGGACTCCAGCTTCAGCA